From Pseudomonas alcaligenes, a single genomic window includes:
- the thiC gene encoding phosphomethylpyrimidine synthase ThiC has product MSSKPQPKLSESAQVDQQSIQPFPRSQKVYVQGSRPDIRVPMREISLDVTPTAFGGEINAPVTVYDTSGPYTDPTMQIDVRQGLADVRSAWIDDRGDTEKLPGLSSEFGQRRLNDAELSAMRFAHVRNPRRAKAGKNVSQMHYAKQGIITPEMEFVAIRENMKLAEAREAGLLKEQHAGHSFGASIPKEITPEFVRAEIARGRAIIPANINHVELEPMIIGRNFLVKINGNIGNSALGSSIEEEVAKLTWGIRWGSDTVMDLSTGKHIHETREWIIRNSPVPIGTVPVYQALEKVGGIAEDLTWELFRDTLIEQAEQGVDYFTIHAGVLLRYVPLTAKRVTGIVSRGGSIMAKWCLAHHKENFLYTHFEEICEIMQAYDVSFSLGDGLRPGSIADANDAAQFGELETLGELTKIAWKHDVQTMIEGPGHVPMQLIKENMDKQLECCDEAPFYTLGPLTTDIAPGYDHITSGIGAAMIGWFGCAMLCYVTPKEHLGLPNKDDVKTGIITYKIAAHAADLAKGHPGAQIRDNALSKARFEFRWEDQFNLGLDPDTARSFHDETLPKDSAKVAHFCSMCGPKFCSMKITQEVRDYAKDNGLSDESKAVEAGFREQAERFKGEGSVIYKQV; this is encoded by the coding sequence ATGAGCAGCAAACCCCAGCCGAAACTCAGCGAAAGCGCCCAGGTCGATCAGCAGTCGATCCAGCCGTTCCCGCGCTCGCAGAAAGTCTATGTGCAGGGTTCGCGCCCGGATATCCGCGTGCCGATGCGCGAGATCAGCCTGGACGTGACGCCCACCGCCTTCGGCGGCGAGATCAACGCCCCGGTCACCGTCTACGACACCTCCGGCCCCTATACCGACCCGACCATGCAGATCGACGTACGCCAGGGCCTGGCCGATGTGCGCAGCGCCTGGATCGACGACCGCGGCGACACCGAGAAGCTTCCGGGCCTGTCCTCCGAATTCGGCCAGCGCCGCCTCAACGATGCGGAGCTCTCGGCCATGCGCTTCGCCCATGTGCGCAACCCGCGCCGGGCCAAGGCTGGCAAGAACGTCAGCCAGATGCACTACGCCAAGCAGGGCATCATCACGCCCGAGATGGAGTTCGTGGCCATCCGCGAGAACATGAAGCTGGCCGAGGCCCGCGAGGCCGGCCTGCTCAAGGAACAGCATGCCGGTCACAGCTTCGGCGCCAGCATCCCCAAGGAAATCACCCCCGAGTTCGTCCGCGCCGAGATCGCCCGCGGCAGGGCAATTATTCCGGCGAACATCAATCACGTGGAACTGGAGCCGATGATCATCGGCCGCAACTTCCTGGTGAAGATCAACGGCAATATCGGCAACTCGGCGCTGGGCTCCTCGATTGAAGAGGAAGTGGCCAAGCTGACCTGGGGCATCCGCTGGGGTTCGGACACGGTCATGGATCTGTCCACCGGCAAGCATATCCACGAGACCCGCGAGTGGATCATCCGCAACAGCCCGGTACCGATCGGCACCGTGCCGGTGTACCAGGCCCTGGAGAAAGTCGGCGGCATCGCCGAAGACCTGACCTGGGAGCTGTTCCGCGACACCCTGATCGAGCAGGCCGAGCAGGGCGTGGACTACTTCACCATCCACGCCGGCGTGCTGCTGCGCTATGTGCCGCTGACCGCCAAGCGCGTGACCGGCATCGTCAGCCGTGGCGGCTCGATCATGGCCAAGTGGTGCCTGGCCCACCATAAGGAGAACTTCCTCTACACCCACTTCGAGGAAATCTGCGAAATCATGCAGGCCTACGACGTCAGCTTCTCGCTGGGCGACGGCCTGCGTCCGGGCTCCATCGCCGACGCCAACGACGCCGCGCAGTTCGGCGAACTGGAGACCCTCGGCGAGCTGACCAAGATCGCCTGGAAACACGACGTGCAGACCATGATCGAAGGCCCCGGTCACGTGCCGATGCAGCTGATCAAGGAGAACATGGACAAGCAGCTGGAGTGCTGCGATGAGGCGCCCTTCTACACCCTCGGCCCGCTGACCACCGATATCGCTCCCGGCTACGACCACATCACCAGCGGCATCGGCGCGGCGATGATCGGCTGGTTCGGCTGCGCCATGCTCTGCTACGTCACGCCCAAGGAGCACCTGGGCCTGCCGAACAAGGATGACGTGAAGACCGGGATCATCACCTACAAGATCGCCGCGCATGCGGCCGACCTGGCCAAGGGCCACCCGGGCGCGCAGATCCGCGACAACGCCCTGAGCAAGGCGCGCTTCGAGTTCCGTTGGGAAGACCAGTTCAACCTCGGCCTCGACCCGGACACCGCGCGCAGCTTCCACGACGAAACCCTGCCCAAGGACTCGGCCAAGGTCGCGCACTTCTGCTCCATGTGCGGGCCGAAGTTCTGCTCGATGAAGATCACCCAGGAAGTGCGCGACTACGCCAAGGACAACGGCCTGTCCGACGAGAGCAAGGCGGTCGAGGCCGGCTTTCGCGAGCAGGCCGAGCGCTTCAAGGGCGAAGGCTCGGTGATCTACAAGCAGGTTTGA
- the cytX gene encoding putative hydroxymethylpyrimidine transporter CytX: protein MAVPLTERVFGARDLGSLWFSLGIGLMVLQLGGLLAPGLGLAGGIGAILLGTAVGVLLLGAVAVIGSDTGLSSMAALKLSLGSQGAVLPALLNLLQLVGWGAFEVIVMRDAASLLAGKVFSEGSVLTSPVLWTLFFGALATLLAVTGPLTFVRRVLRKWGIWLLLGACAWLTWNLFDKADLGALWARAGDGSLPFALGFDIAIAMPLSWLPLIADYSRFGKAAGRVFAGTALGFFCGNVWLMSLGVAYTLAFAPSGEMNALLLALAGAGLGIPLLLILLDESENAFADIHSAAVSSGTLVTLKVEHLALAIGALCTLIALFAPLAEYQNFLLLIGSVFAPLFGVVLVDHFILRRRHAELAPRVGLRWDTLLAWGCGVVVYHALAKFAPEIGATLPALALAAVLQLLLGKLAGRQRDIAAV from the coding sequence ATGGCCGTACCGCTCACCGAGCGGGTATTCGGCGCCCGCGACCTCGGCTCCCTGTGGTTCTCCCTCGGCATCGGCCTGATGGTGCTGCAGCTCGGCGGCCTGCTGGCGCCGGGCCTGGGCCTGGCCGGCGGGATCGGCGCGATCCTGCTCGGCACGGCGGTCGGCGTGCTGCTGCTCGGCGCGGTGGCGGTGATCGGCAGCGATACCGGGCTGTCGTCGATGGCGGCGCTCAAGCTCAGCCTGGGCAGCCAGGGCGCGGTACTGCCGGCCCTGCTCAACCTGCTGCAGCTGGTTGGCTGGGGCGCCTTCGAGGTCATCGTCATGCGCGACGCCGCCAGCCTGCTGGCCGGCAAGGTGTTCAGCGAAGGCAGCGTACTGACCAGCCCGGTTCTGTGGACGCTGTTCTTCGGCGCCCTGGCCACCCTGCTGGCGGTGACCGGGCCGCTGACCTTCGTGCGCCGCGTGCTGCGCAAGTGGGGCATCTGGCTGCTGCTCGGCGCCTGCGCCTGGCTGACCTGGAACCTGTTCGACAAGGCCGACCTCGGCGCCCTCTGGGCGCGTGCCGGCGATGGCTCGCTGCCGTTCGCCCTGGGCTTCGATATCGCCATCGCCATGCCGCTGTCCTGGCTGCCGCTGATCGCCGACTACTCGCGCTTCGGCAAGGCCGCCGGGCGGGTGTTCGCCGGCACCGCGCTGGGCTTCTTCTGCGGCAACGTGTGGCTGATGAGCCTGGGCGTGGCCTACACCCTGGCGTTCGCCCCGAGCGGCGAGATGAATGCCCTGCTGCTGGCCCTGGCTGGCGCCGGCCTGGGGATTCCGCTGCTGCTGATCCTGCTCGACGAGTCGGAAAACGCCTTCGCCGACATCCACTCGGCGGCGGTTTCCAGCGGCACGCTGGTGACCCTCAAGGTCGAGCACCTGGCCCTGGCCATCGGCGCGCTGTGCACCCTGATCGCCCTGTTCGCGCCATTGGCCGAGTACCAGAACTTCCTGCTGCTGATCGGTTCGGTATTCGCCCCGCTGTTCGGCGTGGTGCTGGTCGACCACTTCATTCTGCGCCGCCGCCATGCCGAGCTGGCGCCGCGCGTCGGCCTGCGCTGGGACACCCTGCTGGCCTGGGGCTGCGGCGTGGTGGTGTACCACGCCCTGGCCAAGTTCGCCCCGGAGATCGGCGCGACCCTGCCGGCACTGGCCCTGGCCGCCGTGCTGCAACTGCTGCTGGGCAAGCTGGCCGGCCGCCAGCGCGACATCGCCGCAGTCTGA
- a CDS encoding ABC transporter substrate-binding protein, giving the protein MRLLALLFACVLGLSLRVSACEISLIYSIDPIPPLVMGDGEQIPEHPGTAIELLQRAAGDIGCTLLLKRAPTLRVLASVESGSQDGAFIYAYNAERAARFAYPLKDGAPDAARRLTSLAYVIYHRRGTTLDWDGQRLSGLDKPLGINRGWSIGEDLRADGIAVEEASSTWRNLAKLRAGRLAGYVSLREAGDEALRHYQIEDVERMPLPFVTKDYFVIFNRDFQARNPQLLERLWSRIGQLREATLAELALKYQTIKY; this is encoded by the coding sequence ATGCGCCTGCTTGCACTGCTGTTCGCCTGCGTTCTGGGCCTCAGCCTGAGGGTCTCGGCCTGCGAGATCAGCCTGATCTACAGCATCGACCCGATCCCGCCGCTGGTCATGGGCGATGGCGAGCAGATTCCCGAACATCCCGGGACTGCCATCGAGCTGCTGCAGCGCGCAGCCGGCGATATCGGCTGCACGCTACTGCTCAAGCGGGCACCGACCCTGCGGGTGCTGGCCTCGGTCGAGTCCGGCAGCCAGGATGGCGCCTTCATCTACGCCTATAACGCCGAGCGAGCGGCGCGCTTCGCCTATCCGCTCAAGGATGGCGCGCCGGATGCGGCGCGCCGGCTCACGTCGCTGGCCTATGTGATCTATCACCGGCGCGGCACCACGCTGGACTGGGATGGCCAGCGCCTGAGCGGTCTGGATAAACCCCTGGGCATCAATCGCGGCTGGTCGATCGGCGAGGATCTGCGCGCCGATGGCATCGCCGTGGAGGAGGCTTCCAGTACCTGGCGCAACCTGGCCAAGCTGCGTGCCGGGCGCCTGGCCGGCTATGTCAGCCTGCGCGAGGCCGGCGATGAAGCCCTGCGCCATTACCAGATCGAGGACGTCGAGCGGATGCCGCTGCCCTTCGTGACCAAGGACTACTTCGTCATCTTCAATCGCGACTTCCAGGCCCGTAACCCGCAGCTGCTCGAGCGCCTGTGGAGCCGCATCGGCCAGTTGCGCGAGGCGACCCTGGCCGAGCTGGCGCTGAAGTATCAGACGATCAAGTACTGA
- a CDS encoding RsiV family protein: MRLPAVACLLISSLLLGACQSLQPGSSPLPTDAQRWEHLAPGCTGSDCALVNIDLQLLREQPELNARIERELLGLTIELPGDPLPSSLASYEREFLASAKPGWSSYLQAKVLEQHDRLVVIELSSYRFTGGAHGIPGRAYLNFDRQTGRVLSLQDMLVPGEEEAFWQTVQLAHQAWLTANGHDQDAEYLRSWPFERTDNIALLRGAVLLKYDIDRIAPYSSGHPELKVPYPRLNGILKPYYFPGRG, translated from the coding sequence ATGCGTCTGCCCGCCGTTGCCTGCCTGCTGATTTCGTCCCTGCTGCTCGGGGCCTGCCAGAGCCTGCAGCCTGGATCATCCCCTCTGCCGACCGACGCGCAGCGCTGGGAGCACCTGGCGCCGGGCTGCACGGGCAGCGACTGTGCGCTGGTGAATATCGACCTGCAGCTGCTGCGCGAGCAGCCCGAGCTGAATGCGCGCATCGAGCGTGAGCTGCTCGGCCTGACCATCGAGCTGCCGGGCGATCCGCTGCCAAGCTCGCTGGCCAGCTACGAGCGGGAGTTCCTGGCCAGCGCCAAGCCAGGCTGGAGCAGCTACCTGCAGGCCAAGGTGCTGGAGCAGCATGACCGCCTGGTGGTGATCGAGCTGTCCAGCTACCGCTTCACTGGCGGCGCCCACGGCATTCCCGGGCGCGCCTACCTCAACTTCGACCGCCAGACCGGGCGGGTGCTGAGCCTGCAGGACATGCTGGTGCCGGGCGAAGAGGAGGCCTTCTGGCAGACCGTGCAGCTGGCGCACCAGGCCTGGCTGACGGCCAACGGTCATGACCAGGACGCCGAGTACCTGCGCAGCTGGCCGTTCGAGCGCACCGACAACATCGCCCTGCTGCGCGGCGCGGTGCTGCTCAAGTACGACATCGACCGCATCGCGCCGTACTCCAGCGGTCATCCCGAGCTGAAGGTGCCCTACCCGCGCCTCAACGGCATCCTCAAACCCTACTATTTCCCCGGCCGCGGATAG
- a CDS encoding NUDIX domain-containing protein, giving the protein MSHADVEVLKRETCFQGFYKLERLHLRHRQFSGAMGPQLSRELFVRHDAVCVLPYDPQRDAVVLIEQFRVGAMEKSANPWLIELVAGLIDKDEQPEEVARREAIEEADLTLGALWPITTYFPSPGGSDERVHLYVGRCDSQGAGGVHGLAEEGEDIRVHVWPLEDALQAVKDGRINNAASIIALQWLALNRTEVRGLWS; this is encoded by the coding sequence ATGTCGCACGCCGATGTCGAGGTGCTCAAGCGCGAGACCTGCTTCCAGGGTTTCTACAAGCTGGAGCGCCTGCACCTGCGCCATCGCCAGTTTTCCGGAGCCATGGGCCCGCAGCTCAGCCGCGAGCTGTTCGTGCGCCACGATGCCGTCTGCGTGCTGCCCTACGACCCGCAGCGCGATGCCGTGGTGCTGATCGAGCAGTTCCGCGTCGGCGCCATGGAAAAAAGCGCCAACCCCTGGCTGATCGAGCTGGTGGCCGGGCTGATCGACAAGGACGAGCAACCCGAGGAAGTGGCGCGCCGCGAGGCCATCGAGGAAGCCGACCTGACCCTCGGCGCGCTGTGGCCGATCACCACCTACTTCCCCTCCCCCGGCGGCTCCGATGAGCGCGTGCACCTGTACGTCGGCCGCTGCGACAGCCAGGGCGCCGGCGGCGTGCACGGCCTGGCCGAGGAAGGCGAGGACATCCGCGTGCATGTCTGGCCGCTGGAGGATGCCCTGCAGGCGGTGAAGGACGGGCGCATCAACAACGCCGCCAGCATCATCGCCCTGCAATGGCTGGCGCTGAACCGCACGGAAGTCCGGGGGCTGTGGTCATGA
- a CDS encoding DUF1249 domain-containing protein, protein MVMNLLRERYRVDLVELQSACEANYARLLRLLPEMREEAGERRVALSQGDQLLGVLVLQVLEACPYTTTLQVRQEHSLPWLPVPRLEVRVYHDARMAEVVGAEHARRFRSIYSYPNAAMHQPDEKTQLNLFLGEWLTHCLACGHELAPVV, encoded by the coding sequence GTGGTCATGAACCTGCTGCGCGAGCGTTACCGCGTCGACCTGGTCGAGCTGCAGAGCGCTTGCGAAGCCAACTATGCGCGCCTGCTGCGCCTGCTGCCGGAAATGCGCGAGGAAGCCGGCGAGCGTCGCGTCGCCCTGAGCCAGGGCGACCAGCTACTCGGCGTGCTGGTGCTGCAGGTGCTGGAAGCCTGCCCCTACACCACCACCCTGCAGGTACGTCAGGAGCACAGCCTGCCATGGCTGCCGGTGCCGCGCCTGGAGGTGCGGGTGTACCACGACGCGCGCATGGCCGAAGTGGTCGGCGCCGAACATGCCCGGCGTTTTCGCAGCATCTACAGCTACCCGAACGCCGCCATGCACCAGCCGGACGAGAAGACCCAGCTCAACCTGTTCCTCGGCGAATGGCTGACTCACTGCCTGGCCTGCGGCCACGAACTGGCCCCGGTCGTCTGA
- the cpdA gene encoding 3',5'-cyclic-AMP phosphodiesterase, whose amino-acid sequence MFRSRPLSRPSPIAVDRSVLLVQLSDSHLFAEADGKLLGMNTCDSLQKVIDKVQAEQPQIDLMLASGDLSQDGTLASYQRFRQLTAALAGLARWFPGNHDELPAMRQACNGSDLLEPVLDIGNWRITLLDSSIPGAVPGFFSEEQLTLLANSLSEAPERHHLVCFHHHPVSIGCQWMEPIGIRNPDALFAVLKRFPQVKALLWGHIHQEFDQQLNGLRLLASPSTCVQFAPGSEEFQVDTTAPGYRWLRLHPDGRLETGVSRVTGIQFEVDYSVKGY is encoded by the coding sequence ATGTTCAGGAGTCGGCCTTTGTCGCGCCCTTCGCCCATTGCCGTTGACCGCTCGGTACTGCTGGTGCAGTTGTCCGACAGTCATCTGTTTGCCGAAGCAGACGGCAAGCTGCTGGGCATGAACACCTGCGACAGCCTGCAAAAGGTGATCGACAAGGTGCAGGCCGAACAGCCGCAGATCGACCTGATGCTCGCCTCCGGCGACCTCTCGCAGGACGGCACCCTCGCCTCCTACCAGCGCTTCCGCCAGCTCACCGCCGCCCTGGCCGGGCTGGCCCGCTGGTTCCCCGGCAACCACGACGAACTGCCGGCCATGCGCCAAGCCTGCAATGGCAGCGACCTGCTCGAGCCGGTGCTGGACATCGGCAACTGGCGCATCACCCTGCTCGACTCGTCGATTCCCGGTGCGGTGCCCGGCTTCTTCAGCGAAGAGCAGCTGACCCTGCTGGCCAACTCCCTCAGCGAGGCCCCCGAGCGCCATCACCTGGTGTGCTTCCACCACCACCCGGTATCCATCGGCTGCCAGTGGATGGAGCCGATCGGCATCCGCAACCCGGACGCCCTGTTCGCCGTGCTCAAGCGCTTCCCCCAGGTCAAGGCGCTGCTCTGGGGCCACATCCACCAGGAATTCGACCAGCAGCTGAATGGCCTGCGCCTGCTCGCCTCGCCGTCCACCTGCGTGCAGTTCGCCCCCGGCAGCGAGGAATTCCAGGTCGACACCACCGCCCCCGGCTACCGCTGGCTGCGCCTGCACCCCGACGGCCGGCTGGAAACCGGCGTATCGCGGGTGACCGGCATCCAGTTCGAAGTGGACTACAGCGTCAAGGGCTACTGA
- a CDS encoding NAD(P)/FAD-dependent oxidoreductase — protein sequence MARTPLLSRLQALSHLAGRTPDPTADFQQALSLQRSRRDLLKSAGIAGVVLAGSSLPGLAVAATGGSSAPLGVAVIGAGLAGLASAYELKKSGVSATLFEASTRLGGRCFSNRSTFPGQVAENGGELIDGYHVETLRLAKELGLQVDDLLAYDRAQGGEDIYYFQGQRYSVADAFNDFKAIQAQLASEVKAAPFPTLWNSYTARGQVLDQMTISQWINLYVPGGTQSRLGRLLDVAYEIEYGAACSQQSALNLIYLLGYSSKQSLEMFGESDERYHIRGGNDQLVSAMASRIGDSQINLGHELTRISLNPDASYTLDFNTAKGPLRVVALQVVMAIPFSILRSSVDFASAGFDARKLRAIREMPMGNSCKFQLQFRQRIWRQQNSNGSSYSDTGYQDTWEVTRGQAGSEGILNNFTGGATALAMNSATLDIKAAQFLGQLERVMPGISNEWNGRAILNYWPGYRWTKGAYGYYAPGNYTAFVGYEGARQGNCHFCGEHTSIESQGYLNGAIETGQRCAKEILADLKAAQVA from the coding sequence ATGGCTCGTACACCCTTGCTCAGCCGCCTGCAGGCACTCAGCCACCTGGCAGGCCGCACGCCCGACCCCACCGCCGACTTCCAGCAGGCCCTGAGCTTGCAGCGCTCGCGCCGTGACCTGCTCAAGTCCGCCGGGATTGCCGGCGTGGTGCTGGCCGGCAGCAGCCTGCCCGGGCTGGCGGTTGCAGCGACTGGCGGCAGCAGCGCCCCCCTGGGCGTCGCCGTGATCGGCGCCGGCCTGGCCGGCCTGGCCAGCGCCTACGAACTGAAGAAAAGCGGTGTCAGCGCCACCCTCTTCGAAGCCTCCACCCGCCTTGGCGGCCGCTGCTTCAGCAACCGCAGCACCTTCCCCGGCCAGGTAGCCGAGAACGGCGGCGAGCTGATCGACGGTTACCATGTCGAGACCCTGCGCCTGGCCAAGGAACTGGGCCTGCAGGTGGACGATCTGCTGGCCTACGACAGGGCCCAGGGCGGCGAGGACATCTACTACTTCCAGGGCCAGCGCTACAGCGTCGCGGACGCCTTCAACGACTTCAAGGCGATCCAGGCGCAGCTCGCCAGCGAGGTCAAGGCCGCGCCCTTCCCCACCCTGTGGAACAGCTACACCGCCCGCGGCCAGGTGCTGGATCAGATGACCATCAGCCAGTGGATCAACCTGTATGTGCCGGGCGGCACCCAGTCGCGCCTCGGCCGCCTGCTCGATGTCGCCTACGAGATCGAATACGGCGCCGCCTGCAGCCAGCAGAGCGCGCTCAACCTGATCTACCTGCTGGGCTACTCCAGCAAGCAGAGCCTGGAGATGTTCGGCGAGTCCGACGAGCGCTATCACATCCGTGGCGGCAACGATCAGCTGGTCAGTGCCATGGCCAGCCGTATCGGTGACAGCCAGATCAACCTCGGCCACGAGCTGACCCGCATCAGCCTCAACCCCGACGCCAGCTACACCCTCGACTTCAACACCGCCAAGGGGCCGTTGCGAGTGGTCGCCCTGCAGGTGGTGATGGCCATCCCGTTCAGCATCCTGCGCAGCAGCGTGGACTTCGCCAGCGCCGGCTTCGACGCCCGCAAGCTCAGGGCCATCCGCGAAATGCCGATGGGCAACAGCTGCAAGTTCCAGCTGCAGTTCCGCCAGCGCATCTGGCGCCAGCAGAACAGCAACGGCTCCAGCTACTCCGACACCGGCTACCAGGACACCTGGGAAGTCACCCGTGGCCAGGCCGGCAGCGAGGGCATCCTCAACAACTTCACCGGCGGTGCCACCGCCCTGGCGATGAACAGCGCCACGCTGGATATCAAGGCCGCCCAGTTCCTCGGCCAGCTGGAGCGGGTCATGCCCGGCATCAGCAACGAATGGAACGGCCGCGCCATCCTCAACTACTGGCCGGGCTACCGCTGGACCAAGGGCGCCTATGGCTACTACGCGCCGGGCAACTACACCGCGTTCGTCGGCTACGAGGGCGCGCGCCAGGGCAACTGCCACTTCTGCGGCGAACACACCTCGATCGAATCCCAGGGCTATCTCAACGGGGCGATCGAAACCGGCCAGCGCTGCGCCAAGGAAATCCTCGCCGACCTCAAGGCCGCGCAGGTCGCCTGA
- a CDS encoding YqiA/YcfP family alpha/beta fold hydrolase has product MTSILYIHGLNSSPASTKASQLLRVAEHCGIAQHLRVPALHHHPRQAMQQLQTAIAELGRPLLVGSSLGGYYATYLAEQHGLNALLINPAVRPHQLFGGKEVEQTNHYSGETWLLTHDHVQALAELEVPEPRAGQRYHVWLQTADETLDYRQAEAYYQGCSLDIQAGGDHSYQGFAGRLPEILELAGFDRTIWQDFDFSTL; this is encoded by the coding sequence ATGACCAGCATCCTTTATATCCACGGCCTCAACAGCTCGCCCGCCTCGACCAAGGCCAGCCAGCTGCTGCGGGTCGCCGAACACTGCGGCATCGCCCAGCACCTGCGCGTGCCGGCCCTGCACCACCACCCGCGCCAGGCCATGCAGCAGCTGCAGACGGCCATCGCCGAACTGGGCCGACCGCTGCTGGTGGGCAGCTCGCTGGGCGGCTACTACGCCACCTACCTGGCCGAGCAGCATGGCCTGAATGCCCTGCTGATCAACCCGGCGGTGCGCCCGCACCAGCTGTTCGGCGGCAAGGAGGTCGAGCAGACCAACCACTACAGCGGCGAGACCTGGCTGCTCACCCACGACCATGTGCAGGCCCTGGCCGAACTGGAAGTGCCCGAGCCACGCGCGGGCCAGCGCTACCACGTGTGGCTGCAGACTGCCGACGAAACCCTCGACTACCGCCAGGCCGAGGCCTACTACCAGGGCTGCAGCCTGGATATCCAGGCCGGCGGCGACCACAGCTACCAGGGTTTTGCCGGCCGCCTGCCGGAAATCCTCGAACTGGCTGGCTTCGACCGCACAATCTGGCAAGATTTCGACTTTTCCACCCTTTGA
- the parE gene encoding DNA topoisomerase IV subunit B, whose product MAQQNTYNADAIEVLSGLDPVRKRPGMYTDTARPNHLAQEVIDNSVDEALAGHAKVIQVILHDDNSLEVIDDGRGMPVDIHPEEGIPGVELILTKLHAGGKFSNKNYQFSGGLHGVGISVVNALSNQVEVKVKRDGSEHRMTFADGFKATDLEVIGTVGKRNTGTSVRFWPDPQYFDSPKFSISRLKHVLKAKAVLCPGLEVTFTDKNLDETTRWYYEDGLRSYLTDAVSEFARLPDEPFCGSLAGNKEAVDWALLWLPEGGESLQESYVNLIPTAQGGTHVNGLRQGLLDAMREFCEFRNLLPRGVKLAPEDVWERIAFVLSMKMQEAQFSGQTKERLSSREAAAFVSGVVKDAFSLWLNAHPETGLALAELAISNAGRRLKAGKKVERKKITQGPALPGKLADCAGQDPMRSELFLVEGDSAGGSAKQARDKEFQAIMPLRGKILNTWEVDGGEVLASQEVHDIAVAIGIDPGSDDLAQLRYGKICILADADSDGLHIATLLCALFVRHFRPLVDAGHVYVAMPPLYRIDLGKEIFYALDDAERDGILDRLVAEKRRGKPQVTRFKGLGEMNPPQLRETTMDPNTRRLVQLTLDDFEGTREVMDMLLAKKRAGDRKSWLESKGNLAEVLA is encoded by the coding sequence ATGGCCCAGCAGAACACCTATAACGCCGATGCCATCGAAGTCCTCTCCGGCCTCGACCCGGTGCGCAAGCGCCCGGGCATGTACACCGACACCGCGCGGCCCAACCACCTGGCCCAGGAAGTCATCGACAACAGCGTCGACGAAGCGCTGGCCGGCCACGCCAAGGTCATCCAGGTCATTCTCCACGACGACAACTCGCTGGAAGTCATCGACGACGGCCGCGGCATGCCGGTGGATATCCACCCGGAAGAAGGCATCCCCGGTGTCGAGCTGATCCTCACCAAGCTGCACGCCGGCGGCAAGTTCTCCAACAAGAACTACCAGTTCTCCGGCGGCCTGCACGGCGTCGGTATCTCGGTGGTCAACGCCCTGTCCAACCAGGTCGAGGTCAAGGTCAAGCGCGACGGCAGCGAGCACCGCATGACCTTCGCCGACGGCTTCAAGGCCACTGACCTGGAAGTGATAGGCACGGTCGGCAAGCGCAACACCGGCACCAGCGTGCGCTTCTGGCCCGACCCGCAGTATTTCGACTCGCCGAAGTTCTCCATCAGCCGCCTCAAGCACGTGCTCAAGGCCAAGGCCGTACTCTGCCCCGGCCTGGAAGTCACCTTCACCGACAAGAACCTCGACGAGACCACCCGCTGGTACTACGAGGACGGCCTGCGCTCCTACCTCACCGACGCGGTGAGCGAGTTCGCCCGCCTGCCCGACGAGCCATTCTGCGGCAGCCTGGCCGGCAACAAGGAGGCGGTCGACTGGGCCCTGCTGTGGCTGCCCGAAGGCGGCGAGTCGCTGCAGGAGAGCTACGTCAACCTGATCCCCACCGCCCAGGGCGGCACCCACGTCAACGGCCTGCGCCAGGGCCTGCTGGACGCCATGCGCGAGTTCTGCGAGTTCCGCAACCTGCTGCCGCGCGGCGTCAAGCTGGCCCCGGAAGACGTCTGGGAGCGCATCGCCTTCGTCCTCTCGATGAAGATGCAGGAGGCGCAGTTCTCCGGGCAGACCAAGGAGCGCCTGTCGTCCCGCGAGGCGGCTGCCTTCGTCTCCGGCGTGGTGAAGGACGCCTTCAGCCTGTGGCTCAACGCCCACCCGGAAACCGGCCTGGCCCTGGCCGAGCTGGCCATCAGCAACGCCGGGCGCCGCCTCAAGGCCGGCAAGAAGGTCGAGCGCAAGAAGATCACCCAGGGCCCGGCGCTGCCCGGCAAGCTGGCCGACTGCGCCGGCCAGGATCCGATGCGCTCCGAACTGTTCCTGGTGGAAGGTGACTCCGCCGGCGGCTCCGCCAAGCAGGCCCGCGACAAGGAATTCCAGGCCATCATGCCGCTGCGCGGCAAGATCCTGAACACCTGGGAAGTGGACGGCGGTGAAGTCTTGGCTTCTCAAGAGGTGCACGATATCGCCGTGGCCATCGGCATCGACCCTGGCTCCGACGACCTGGCCCAGCTGCGCTACGGCAAGATCTGCATCCTCGCCGACGCCGACTCCGACGGCCTGCATATCGCCACCCTGCTTTGTGCATTGTTCGTCCGCCACTTCCGCCCGCTGGTGGACGCCGGCCACGTCTACGTCGCCATGCCGCCGCTGTACCGCATCGACCTGGGCAAAGAGATCTTCTACGCCCTCGACGACGCCGAGCGCGACGGCATCCTCGACCGCCTGGTGGCCGAGAAGCGCCGCGGCAAGCCGCAGGTCACCCGCTTCAAGGGCCTCGGCGAGATGAACCCGCCGCAGCTGCGCGAAACCACCATGGATCCCAATACCCGCCGCCTGGTGCAGCTGACCCTGGACGACTTCGAGGGCACCCGCGAAGTGATGGACATGCTGCTGGCCAAGAAGCGCGCCGGTGACCGCAAGAGCTGGCTGGAGTCCAAAGGCAACCTGGCCGAGGTTCTCGCGTGA